From a single Bacteroidales bacterium genomic region:
- the tig gene encoding trigger factor, whose protein sequence is MNIRKENKDALNAIVTVEITKEDYEPKVQEVLKDYRKKARIDGFRPGHVPMGLINRLYYTPVKVEEINKLVSNSLIEYLRNENLRILGDPLPHKDEEKTIDFEKQESFEFSFDLGLSPEFDLPVLSKVKIPYYKITVEEKMIEERIEELKKHYGRFNDVPEIGESSMVRGNIAEADENGQIIEGGHKNEGTILSVDRIDDQEIRNLFIGKKQGDQILFDASKAFPKDSDRAGMLGVDPKQLPGIGNTFLFTVTEIKQYDPAPLDQQFFDQVFGEGTVSGEEEFRQKVKEDLEKSLEGEAEYRFTMDARETLISKTQIPLPEDFLKRWMFETNEGKISREEIEKDFDHFLNDLKWQLIVNKIARDNNFTVTEEEIKEQAKNLARNQYLRYGLANVPDQYVESLASDLLAREEERNRMERQVLEERIYGWIKNNAKIEDKEIDVEGFKKLFEKK, encoded by the coding sequence ATGAACATCAGAAAAGAAAACAAAGACGCACTGAATGCCATCGTAACGGTTGAGATTACCAAAGAGGATTATGAACCGAAAGTTCAGGAAGTACTGAAGGATTACCGGAAAAAAGCCCGGATTGACGGATTCCGTCCCGGCCATGTTCCTATGGGCCTCATTAACAGGCTTTATTATACGCCGGTGAAGGTGGAGGAAATCAACAAGCTGGTGAGCAATTCGCTGATAGAATACCTGCGGAATGAAAACCTGCGGATCCTGGGAGATCCCCTCCCGCATAAGGATGAAGAAAAAACAATCGATTTCGAAAAACAGGAGTCATTTGAATTTTCCTTCGACCTTGGATTAAGTCCCGAATTCGACCTGCCCGTTCTTTCAAAAGTCAAAATCCCCTATTATAAGATTACCGTTGAGGAAAAGATGATCGAAGAACGGATTGAAGAACTTAAAAAACATTACGGCCGTTTCAATGATGTTCCCGAAATCGGCGAAAGCTCTATGGTAAGGGGAAACATCGCTGAAGCCGATGAAAACGGGCAGATAATCGAGGGAGGCCACAAAAACGAGGGCACAATCCTTTCAGTTGACCGGATTGATGACCAGGAAATCAGGAACCTGTTCATAGGGAAAAAACAGGGCGATCAGATACTGTTTGACGCCAGCAAAGCTTTTCCAAAAGATTCCGACAGAGCTGGCATGCTGGGAGTTGACCCGAAACAGCTTCCCGGTATTGGAAATACATTTTTGTTCACCGTTACAGAAATCAAACAGTACGATCCTGCTCCGCTTGACCAGCAGTTTTTTGATCAGGTCTTTGGCGAAGGAACGGTTTCCGGCGAAGAAGAATTCCGGCAGAAGGTTAAGGAAGACCTGGAAAAAAGCCTCGAAGGGGAAGCAGAATACCGCTTCACCATGGATGCAAGAGAAACCCTCATCAGTAAGACCCAGATTCCCCTGCCGGAAGATTTCCTGAAACGCTGGATGTTTGAAACAAATGAGGGGAAAATCAGCCGCGAAGAAATCGAGAAGGATTTTGATCACTTCCTGAACGATCTTAAATGGCAACTCATTGTTAACAAAATTGCCAGGGACAACAACTTCACGGTTACGGAAGAAGAAATTAAGGAACAGGCAAAAAATCTTGCAAGAAATCAGTATCTTCGCTATGGGTTAGCCAACGTACCTGATCAGTATGTTGAAAGCCTTGCCAGCGACTTGCTTGCCAGGGAAGAAGAACGTAACCGTATGGAAAGGCAGGTTCTGGAAGAAAGAATTTACGGATGGATTAAGAACAATGCCAAAATAGAAGACAAAGAAATTGATGTAGAAGGATTCAAGAAACTTTTTGAAAAGAAATAA
- a CDS encoding gluconolaconase, whose product MKPKERFSFSGMFFLSVLFISGACSQRAYISPDLTKLWETPAVLKTPESVLYDYQRDVIYVSNVNGNPSEKDGNGFISRLRSDGTIDSLQWITGLNAPKGMGLVDSLLYVSDIDEIVEMDVKSGKILNRYPVPGSKFLNDIACDEGARVFVSDMQDKKIYVLVDGKVSLWLSDSKLDGVNGLLAWEEDVYAGVNNAVLRIADDGRTVEEWIHETGGIDGLVADGKGNFIFSDWTGHVYKASPHGKPVKLLDTTPVKMNAADIDFILDRNILLVPTFFDNRVVAYTIK is encoded by the coding sequence ATGAAACCTAAAGAAAGATTTTCATTTTCCGGAATGTTTTTCCTCTCCGTACTTTTCATTTCTGGTGCCTGTTCGCAAAGGGCATACATTAGTCCCGACCTCACAAAGCTTTGGGAAACTCCGGCGGTGCTGAAAACCCCTGAATCGGTTCTGTATGATTATCAAAGGGATGTTATTTACGTTTCCAATGTAAACGGAAACCCTTCGGAAAAGGATGGTAACGGTTTTATTTCGCGGCTGAGGTCCGATGGGACTATTGATAGTCTGCAATGGATTACCGGCTTGAATGCGCCTAAAGGAATGGGGCTGGTGGACAGCTTGCTGTATGTTTCTGACATTGATGAAATTGTTGAAATGGATGTCAAATCGGGAAAGATACTGAACAGGTACCCTGTGCCCGGGTCGAAATTTCTCAATGATATTGCCTGTGATGAAGGGGCAAGAGTATTCGTGTCGGATATGCAGGACAAGAAGATCTATGTTTTGGTTGACGGCAAGGTAAGCCTCTGGCTTTCAGATTCTAAACTTGATGGCGTCAACGGACTTCTGGCCTGGGAGGAAGATGTGTACGCCGGCGTGAACAATGCCGTTTTGCGCATTGCAGATGATGGCCGGACAGTTGAAGAGTGGATTCATGAAACCGGAGGAATTGACGGGCTTGTTGCCGACGGGAAGGGGAATTTTATTTTTTCTGACTGGACCGGGCATGTTTATAAAGCTTCTCCGCACGGTAAACCGGTCAAACTGCTTGATACTACCCCTGTAAAAATGAATGCGGCCGATATTGATTTCATACTGGACAGGAACATTTTACTGGTACCAACATTCTTTGACAACAGGGTAGTGGCGTATACGATAAAATGA
- the lptB gene encoding LPS export ABC transporter ATP-binding protein, which produces MTLRTDNLVKKYRQRVVVNRVSVEVKQGEIVGLLGPNGAGKTTTFYMIVGLIVPNEGKIFLDDIDISLEPMYKRAQRGIGYLSQEASVFRKMSVEDNLRAVLEMSKIPKDIQEQRIESLLREFGLTRIRKSLGIQLSGGERRRTEIARALALDPKFILLDEPFAGVDPIAVEDIQGIVSHLKDRNIGILITDHNVHETLSITDRAYLLFEGSILKSGTSEELANDEQVRNVYLGKNFELR; this is translated from the coding sequence ATGACATTACGAACTGACAATCTGGTAAAAAAATACCGCCAGCGCGTGGTGGTAAACCGGGTTTCCGTTGAAGTGAAACAGGGTGAAATTGTGGGACTCCTCGGCCCCAACGGTGCCGGCAAAACCACTACTTTTTACATGATTGTTGGTCTGATAGTACCTAACGAAGGAAAAATATTCCTTGACGATATTGACATCAGTCTGGAGCCCATGTACAAAAGGGCACAGCGGGGAATCGGATACCTTTCACAGGAAGCCTCAGTATTCCGTAAGATGAGTGTGGAAGACAACCTGCGTGCGGTACTGGAAATGTCGAAAATTCCTAAGGATATTCAGGAACAACGCATTGAATCACTGCTTCGCGAATTCGGACTTACCCGCATCAGAAAAAGCCTTGGTATCCAGCTCTCCGGAGGAGAACGCCGCCGGACGGAAATAGCCCGTGCCCTGGCACTCGACCCGAAATTCATTCTCCTCGACGAGCCGTTCGCCGGCGTAGATCCAATAGCCGTGGAAGACATCCAGGGTATTGTATCGCACCTGAAAGACAGAAACATCGGTATCCTTATAACCGACCACAATGTGCACGAAACCCTCTCTATCACCGACCGTGCTTATCTTCTTTTCGAAGGGTCGATCCTGAAATCGGGCACCTCAGAAGAACTGGCCAATGATGAACAGGTGCGAAATGTCTATCTCGGAAAAAACTTTGAACTGAGATAA
- a CDS encoding carboxypeptidase-like regulatory domain-containing protein: MKIKQFHHYNLVFSGIAAISMHASAQQLTVIYGKVTDASSGEPLPYVNVAAKSLPVGTISLEDGSYRLETKHSVDSILVTCMGYQPIALAVTPFRTQEINVALKPEEILLDEVVVKPGENPAHILLRKVRANRSRNDLSRFRTWYYEAYHKTRIDLTNPELLARRKALKGFDFIFDNIDTLPGSGKTYLPLLLSETVSDNYYRSRPKKELEVIKASRISGTKNESVSQLTGKMYQNYSIYDNIVFLFETGWISPLAEFGQRYYRYYITDTVLFHGHTAYRIDFEPRRKQERTFTGSVWVADSSWAVCKYEMQSSEKANINYVENIALRREYTPLSDSLWFPVREDFYAEFTLTDKMTGFIGQKTSFFRKIAVDTILPEKLMNEPSDITLAQGSLEQDETFWQVNRPEKLTEKEAGIYSMVDSVQKIPLYRSVAGLIQMFYTYYYVKGPVEIGPYYRFYSFNPLEGNRLRFGGRTSNAFSTKLMLDGYLAYGTRDKQWKYGGGALYLFDKNPRIATGISYKKDIEQLGQSQNAFLEDNFVTSLLRRKPNDKLTRTEEIKLWFEREWFHGCSNTLTATHRTLYSTEYVPFSSYSEGFMHPVPSITTFELTLNTRFAWKEKYLMGEFERTSLGTNYPVVNLNTTLGIPGVSGSRYGYFRWNLNITQTLELAPFGYTEYMIDAGSVYGNVPFPLLEIHKGNETYAYDYMAFNLMNYYEFASNRYIGIFADHHFDGYFFNRIPLLREAKLREVVTFRALWGQLNNPENQSLVLPAGMESVEKGYYEAGAGIENILKVFRIDAVWRLSYLNHPGIQPFGIRFGLQIIL; encoded by the coding sequence ATGAAAATCAAGCAATTCCATCATTATAACCTTGTCTTTTCAGGGATAGCAGCAATATCAATGCATGCATCCGCCCAGCAACTTACAGTTATTTACGGAAAAGTGACGGATGCTTCCTCAGGAGAGCCCTTACCCTATGTGAATGTTGCAGCAAAAAGTCTTCCCGTTGGTACCATCTCACTGGAAGATGGCTCTTACCGCCTTGAGACGAAACATTCTGTTGATAGCATCCTTGTTACGTGTATGGGTTATCAGCCCATTGCATTGGCCGTAACTCCCTTCCGCACGCAGGAAATAAATGTTGCCCTGAAACCGGAGGAAATTCTGCTGGATGAAGTAGTTGTAAAACCGGGCGAAAATCCTGCCCATATCCTTCTCAGGAAGGTAAGGGCAAACCGCAGCAGAAACGATCTGAGCAGGTTCCGTACCTGGTATTACGAGGCGTACCACAAAACCCGCATCGACCTCACCAATCCTGAACTGCTGGCCCGAAGGAAAGCACTGAAAGGCTTTGATTTTATCTTCGACAATATTGACACCCTTCCGGGAAGCGGAAAAACCTATCTTCCTTTACTGCTTTCCGAAACAGTTTCGGACAATTACTACCGGAGCAGGCCAAAAAAAGAGCTCGAGGTGATTAAGGCTTCCCGTATTTCCGGTACCAAAAACGAAAGCGTAAGCCAGTTAACGGGGAAAATGTACCAGAATTATTCCATATACGACAATATCGTCTTTCTTTTTGAAACAGGATGGATAAGCCCTCTGGCTGAATTCGGCCAACGCTATTACCGGTATTATATCACCGATACAGTTTTATTTCACGGGCACACCGCATACCGGATTGATTTTGAACCCCGCAGAAAACAGGAAAGAACCTTCACCGGATCGGTGTGGGTTGCTGATTCATCCTGGGCTGTATGTAAATATGAGATGCAGAGCAGTGAAAAGGCCAACATAAACTATGTTGAGAATATCGCATTGCGCAGGGAATATACCCCGCTCAGCGATTCTCTCTGGTTTCCTGTGCGGGAAGATTTTTACGCCGAATTTACCCTTACTGACAAAATGACCGGATTTATCGGCCAAAAAACCTCCTTCTTCAGAAAAATAGCCGTTGATACTATTCTCCCGGAAAAACTGATGAACGAACCCAGTGATATTACACTGGCCCAGGGAAGCCTTGAACAGGATGAAACATTCTGGCAGGTTAACCGTCCGGAAAAACTAACGGAAAAAGAAGCCGGTATTTATTCAATGGTCGATTCGGTTCAGAAAATACCGCTTTACCGGAGTGTGGCCGGTCTCATCCAGATGTTCTATACCTATTATTATGTAAAAGGGCCTGTTGAAATCGGACCGTATTACCGGTTTTATTCATTCAATCCTCTTGAAGGAAACCGTTTACGTTTCGGGGGACGTACCAGCAATGCATTCAGCACAAAGCTTATGCTCGATGGTTACCTGGCTTACGGAACCCGCGATAAACAGTGGAAATACGGAGGCGGCGCCCTGTATCTTTTCGATAAAAACCCCAGAATCGCTACCGGAATATCGTACAAAAAAGATATTGAACAACTCGGGCAAAGCCAGAATGCTTTTCTGGAAGACAATTTTGTCACATCACTTCTCCGCAGAAAACCCAATGACAAGCTTACACGGACCGAAGAGATCAAACTATGGTTTGAAAGGGAATGGTTTCATGGTTGTTCCAATACCCTCACCGCAACGCACCGCACGTTATACTCAACGGAATATGTTCCTTTTTCTTCGTATTCCGAAGGATTCATGCATCCGGTTCCCAGCATTACAACTTTTGAACTTACACTCAATACACGGTTTGCCTGGAAAGAAAAATACCTGATGGGAGAATTTGAACGAACCAGCCTGGGAACCAATTATCCTGTCGTTAACCTGAACACTACCCTTGGCATTCCGGGAGTTAGCGGAAGCCGCTACGGTTATTTCAGGTGGAATCTGAATATTACCCAAACACTCGAACTCGCACCGTTCGGTTATACCGAATACATGATTGATGCCGGTTCCGTGTATGGCAATGTCCCTTTCCCTTTACTGGAAATTCACAAAGGAAACGAAACCTATGCCTACGATTACATGGCTTTTAACCTGATGAACTATTACGAGTTTGCCAGTAACAGGTATATTGGTATCTTTGCAGATCATCATTTTGACGGGTACTTTTTTAACAGGATTCCTTTGCTGAGGGAAGCCAAACTCAGGGAAGTGGTTACTTTCAGGGCGTTGTGGGGTCAGCTGAACAATCCGGAAAACCAGTCCCTGGTACTTCCTGCCGGTATGGAAAGTGTGGAAAAAGGGTATTACGAAGCCGGGGCAGGCATTGAAAATATTCTGAAGGTGTTCCGGATTGATGCTGTGTGGCGTCTTTCCTACCTGAACCATCCGGGAATACAACCCTTTGGAATCCGGTTTGGATTACAGATTATACTTTGA
- the tatC gene encoding twin-arginine translocase subunit TatC has protein sequence MTFLEHLEELRWHLVRAVMAIVLMAIVAFVFKGILFDKIILAPKEPWFITNRLLCELGQRVHIQDLCINQHNLRLINTRMAGQFSTHIVVSFIAGIILALPYVLYQFWNFIAPALYPKERKYARGAVFYTSFLFLLGVAFGYFILLPLSTQFFSSYIVSTQVENFFDLNNYIVSSATITLGCGIVFELPVIIYFLTKIGLVGPGFLRKYRKHAIVLILILAAIITPPDIFSQILVSLPLILLYEISILISARIVRKESRK, from the coding sequence ATGACCTTTCTGGAGCATCTGGAGGAACTCAGATGGCATCTTGTCCGTGCGGTTATGGCAATTGTTCTGATGGCTATTGTTGCCTTTGTCTTCAAAGGGATTCTCTTTGACAAAATTATTCTTGCCCCCAAGGAGCCATGGTTCATTACCAACCGGCTTCTCTGCGAGCTGGGACAGCGGGTGCATATACAGGATCTCTGCATCAATCAGCATAACCTCAGGCTGATAAACACCCGCATGGCCGGGCAGTTTTCGACCCATATCGTTGTTTCTTTTATTGCAGGCATTATTCTGGCATTACCCTATGTGCTTTATCAGTTCTGGAATTTCATTGCTCCGGCCCTGTATCCGAAAGAAAGGAAATATGCTCGCGGTGCCGTGTTTTACACATCGTTCCTTTTTCTCCTCGGGGTTGCCTTTGGGTATTTTATCCTTCTTCCTCTTTCTACCCAGTTCTTTAGTTCCTATATAGTCAGCACACAAGTTGAAAACTTTTTTGACCTGAACAATTACATCGTTTCTTCTGCTACCATTACCCTTGGTTGCGGCATTGTATTCGAATTGCCTGTAATTATTTATTTCCTTACCAAAATTGGCCTGGTTGGTCCCGGCTTTTTGCGAAAGTACCGTAAGCACGCAATTGTGCTGATTCTGATTCTCGCTGCCATCATTACACCTCCTGATATCTTCAGTCAGATTCTGGTTAGCCTGCCGTTAATACTGCTTTATGAAATCAGTATTTTAATTTCGGCACGAATTGTGCGGAAGGAGTCCCGGAAATAA
- the recQ gene encoding DNA helicase RecQ, translating to MTDYSKVSLQELLKKYFGFDSFKGNQEAIIRNVLAGKDTFVLMPTGGGKSLCYQLPSLILPGTAIVISPLIALMKNQVDAMRSFSNEDGIAHFLNSSLTKKEIADVKQDILDGKTRLLYVAPESLTKEENIQFLRQVKVSFYAIDEAHCISEWGHDFRPEYRRIRPIINEIGEAPLIALTATATPKVQHDIQKNLGMLDATVFKSSFNRPNLYYEVRPKVHATREIIKILKNNPRKSAIVYCLSRKKVEEMAEALQINGIKALPYHAGMDSATRTQNQDSFLREDVDVIVATIAFGMGIDKPDVRFVIHYDIPKSLEGYYQETGRAGRDGGEGNCITFYKYEDILKLEKFMQGKPVAEQEIGKQLLHETVAYAESSVCRRKLLLNYFGEEYPEDNCHNCDNCLHPKEQFEGQEYVTTVLECIQEVKEKFKGEHIANILSGNMNAAIKSYRHHELESFGAGSEEDPKFWNAVIRQMLIGNLLQKDIENYGTLKITDEGRKFLENPTSFMITRDHDYQTEGEADLLDEAERTSTLDNELFNILKDLRKKIAKQRNIPPFVIFQDPSLQDMATQYPVSLEELQNITGVGAGKAQRFGKEFVDIIKKYVEEKEIIRPQDMVVKSVVNKSGLKVYIIQSIDRKMSLEDIAAAKNLEMEDLLREIESIVYSGTRLNIDYYINEVMDEDHIQEVYDYFREAETESVEDALRELGEDEYTPEEIRLVRIKFLSEMGN from the coding sequence ATGACAGACTATTCGAAAGTTTCACTCCAGGAGCTTTTAAAGAAATATTTTGGATTTGACAGTTTCAAGGGAAATCAGGAAGCGATCATCCGTAATGTGCTGGCAGGGAAAGACACATTTGTTCTGATGCCCACGGGAGGCGGCAAGTCGCTCTGTTATCAGCTTCCTTCATTGATTTTACCGGGGACGGCGATTGTGATTTCTCCCCTCATAGCCCTGATGAAAAATCAGGTAGATGCCATGCGGAGTTTCAGCAACGAAGATGGCATAGCCCATTTTCTGAATTCCTCTCTTACAAAGAAGGAAATAGCCGATGTAAAGCAGGATATTCTTGACGGGAAAACGCGGCTTCTGTATGTGGCTCCTGAATCACTGACCAAGGAAGAGAACATCCAGTTTCTTCGTCAGGTAAAGGTATCATTCTATGCTATTGATGAAGCCCACTGTATTTCGGAATGGGGGCACGATTTCAGGCCGGAATACCGCCGGATTCGTCCGATTATTAATGAAATCGGAGAGGCACCGCTGATTGCCCTGACGGCCACAGCTACTCCCAAAGTACAGCATGATATCCAGAAAAACCTGGGTATGCTGGATGCAACAGTGTTTAAATCTTCCTTTAACCGGCCGAACCTGTATTATGAGGTACGTCCCAAAGTCCACGCCACAAGGGAAATTATTAAAATTCTTAAGAACAACCCCCGGAAATCGGCTATTGTTTATTGCCTTAGCCGGAAAAAAGTGGAAGAAATGGCTGAGGCACTTCAAATTAATGGTATCAAGGCACTTCCTTACCATGCCGGAATGGATTCGGCCACGCGTACCCAGAATCAGGATAGTTTTCTGAGGGAGGATGTGGATGTAATTGTTGCTACCATCGCCTTTGGAATGGGAATCGATAAACCTGACGTGCGTTTTGTCATTCATTATGACATACCGAAGAGCCTGGAGGGGTATTACCAGGAAACCGGCCGGGCCGGCCGTGACGGAGGCGAAGGGAATTGCATTACCTTTTACAAATACGAGGATATTCTGAAGCTGGAAAAATTCATGCAGGGAAAACCTGTTGCCGAACAGGAAATCGGAAAACAGCTTTTGCATGAAACGGTTGCTTATGCGGAATCCTCCGTTTGCCGCCGGAAGCTTCTTCTCAACTATTTCGGTGAAGAATACCCGGAAGATAACTGCCACAATTGCGATAACTGCCTGCATCCGAAAGAACAGTTCGAAGGGCAGGAATATGTGACCACCGTGCTGGAATGCATCCAGGAAGTGAAGGAAAAATTCAAGGGAGAACATATTGCCAATATTCTTTCAGGCAATATGAATGCCGCCATCAAATCGTACCGCCATCATGAACTCGAAAGTTTTGGCGCGGGAAGCGAGGAAGATCCCAAATTCTGGAATGCCGTTATCCGGCAGATGCTGATTGGTAATCTGTTGCAGAAGGATATCGAAAATTATGGTACCCTGAAAATTACAGATGAGGGGAGGAAATTTCTGGAGAATCCGACTTCTTTCATGATTACTCGTGACCATGACTACCAGACCGAGGGAGAGGCTGATCTGCTTGACGAAGCTGAACGCACAAGCACCCTTGACAATGAATTGTTCAATATTCTGAAGGACCTGCGCAAAAAAATAGCCAAGCAGAGGAATATTCCTCCTTTTGTCATTTTCCAGGACCCCTCACTCCAGGACATGGCTACACAATATCCGGTATCGCTTGAGGAACTGCAGAATATTACAGGGGTTGGTGCCGGTAAAGCCCAGCGCTTCGGGAAGGAGTTTGTGGATATCATTAAAAAATACGTTGAAGAAAAAGAAATCATCCGCCCCCAGGATATGGTGGTGAAATCGGTGGTAAATAAATCGGGGCTGAAAGTTTATATTATTCAGAGCATCGACCGGAAGATGTCGCTGGAGGATATAGCCGCCGCGAAAAACCTCGAAATGGAAGATCTGCTCAGGGAAATAGAATCCATAGTCTACAGTGGCACAAGGCTGAATATCGACTATTATATCAATGAAGTAATGGACGAGGATCATATCCAGGAGGTATATGATTATTTTCGTGAAGCCGAAACGGAGTCGGTTGAGGATGCTTTGAGGGAACTTGGTGAGGATGAATATACCCCGGAAGAGATCCGCCTGGTGCGTATCAAGTTCCTTTCTGAAATGGGCAATTAA
- a CDS encoding ABC transporter permease, with the protein MKQNRVYERFAGNWQGMAGLVCIVLIGLIALAGYLIIPDDSPYANEQHLELAAMKPGFRVTMLRVRRNVNLPHQSLIDKLINGSEPAYRSIPVKQIRFDRAHVVAVLFDQGEDTVALTETFLLPDILYHIRPDSVCMEQGDSISWIAGDGKRMKASVSELQKKVISGSIEERKYLLGTDRFGRDLLSRMILGARMSFSVGFIAVSISLLLGLLLGSIAGYYSGWPDRLVLWLIQVVWSVPTLLMVIAITFVLGKGFWQVFIAVGLTMWVEVARVVRGQVLSLREKEYVMAAKAIGLSDFGILFRQILPNLAGPVIIISASNFASAILMEAGLSFLGLGVQPPVPSWGSMIREHYGYILIHQAYLAMIPGIAIMILVLSFTLAGNALRDAFDIKTV; encoded by the coding sequence ATGAAGCAAAACCGGGTATATGAGCGTTTTGCCGGCAACTGGCAGGGAATGGCAGGATTGGTTTGCATTGTTCTGATCGGACTTATTGCCCTGGCAGGATATCTGATTATTCCCGATGACTCTCCCTATGCCAACGAACAGCATCTCGAACTGGCGGCAATGAAACCGGGATTCAGGGTTACGATGTTGCGGGTGCGCCGTAATGTTAATCTTCCCCATCAAAGCCTGATTGACAAGCTGATAAACGGATCGGAACCCGCATACCGTTCAATTCCGGTTAAACAGATCCGGTTCGACAGGGCGCATGTTGTGGCGGTCCTTTTTGACCAGGGCGAAGACACTGTGGCTCTTACCGAAACCTTTCTTCTTCCTGATATCCTCTATCATATCCGGCCTGATTCGGTTTGCATGGAACAGGGAGACAGCATCAGCTGGATTGCAGGCGACGGCAAACGAATGAAAGCTTCTGTTTCTGAACTGCAGAAAAAGGTAATTTCCGGATCCATAGAGGAAAGAAAGTATCTGCTGGGTACTGACAGGTTTGGCCGTGATCTTCTAAGCCGCATGATTCTTGGTGCCCGCATGTCTTTCTCCGTTGGATTCATTGCCGTTTCTATTTCCCTGTTGCTTGGCCTTCTGCTGGGAAGTATTGCCGGATATTACAGTGGCTGGCCTGACCGGCTGGTGCTCTGGCTTATTCAGGTGGTATGGAGCGTGCCAACCCTTCTGATGGTCATTGCCATAACTTTTGTCCTGGGCAAGGGATTCTGGCAGGTTTTTATAGCTGTCGGCCTCACCATGTGGGTTGAAGTAGCCCGTGTTGTGCGCGGGCAAGTGCTCTCCCTGCGCGAAAAAGAGTATGTTATGGCGGCAAAAGCCATCGGATTGAGCGATTTTGGCATTCTGTTCCGCCAAATCCTTCCTAACCTGGCAGGCCCTGTTATCATTATCAGCGCATCCAATTTTGCATCGGCCATATTGATGGAGGCTGGCCTGAGTTTTCTTGGTCTTGGAGTACAACCACCCGTACCAAGCTGGGGAAGCATGATAAGAGAACATTACGGATATATTCTCATTCATCAGGCTTATCTGGCCATGATTCCCGGCATTGCCATCATGATTCTTGTTCTTTCCTTTACCCTGGCAGGGAATGCATTGCGCGATGCCTTTGATATAAAGACAGTTTAG